The nucleotide sequence ACTTATAAATATCAACTATCAATGACTCCGCAACTCCACTTCAACTCTACTTTCTCACCTCGAAAGAGaactaaaaattacatttctagatatggctagaaattttgatgatatgtttaatgaggctttgtatggcaaAAGAAGACGGCAAGATAACACACTCATAGATAATTGGATCGATGAGTATTTACTCAAAGATTCAGAAGAAGATATCGATAGAAGCTCTATCCCAATTACTCGTAGATGGATCAACAGAGATCGAGAAGCAGGACATGATCGCCTTTTCCAAGATTACTTTGCAGATGATCCAGTGTATAATGCTGACATTTTTCGACGGAGATTTCGAATGAGAAGACATGTGTTCCTTCGGATAGTAGACGCTCTCTCAGACGTTTATCCGTATTTTCAACAGAGGGTTGatgcaactggaagaagaggcttGTCGCCACTCCAGAAATGTACCGCTGCGATACAGATGTTAGCATATGGCGTAGCAGCTGATGCTGTTGATGATTATGTGCGCATAGGCGAAAGCACAACAATTGAATGCTTGGAAAAATTTGTTGAAGGTGTCATTTCGGTGTTCGAGGATGAATACTTGCGAAAACCCAATCCAAATGACGTACAACGCCTACTACAAATGGCGGAGGGTCGTGGCTTCCCTGGCATGTTGGGTAGCATTGACTGCATGCATTGGCAATGGAAAAATTGTCCAAAGGCGTGGAAAAGTATGTACATGAGTGGTTATCGTGGGGTTGCAACCATAGTACTTGAGGGTGTAGCATCTTCAGACCTTTGGATATGGCATGCGTTCTTTGGAGTTTATGGTTCAAATAAAGATATCAACGTGTTAGATCATTCTCCAGTGTTTGATGATATTCTAAATGATCGTGCTTCGGAGGTAAATTATACTATTAATGGTAATAATTATACAATGGGATACTATTTAGCAGATGGTATTTATCCTGAATGGGCCACATTTATCAAATCAATCTCAAAGTCACAAGGGGAGAAACGCAAGTTATTTGCACAATACCAAGAAGGGCAAAGAAAAGATGTGGAACATGCTTGTCGTCAACTATAGAgtttaattatgtttttctttgtattaagtaattttacaaattagtgtaatcctgaattatatattgtgtattattgttatatataaatttatttaatattaatatcttttaatagtgaattatttttaaatttaaatttttaaattacattattaaaaaaaataattacattaatttcaagtattttaattaattaattaagtgggaccacaacaggaactaaagttagttcctcctaatggagaagatagagatgctttgagttcctatttactgtttatgacgcaaaaactgatgtggagttattttttatgacaggtggaTCATAAATAAGAATTGTGATGAATTCtctactggagatggtctaatAGAACACACAGTTATATCATAATGGGCTAATGGCGCATAACACCAGTTCGCAATCCAACATTTAAAAAAATGAGCCATGTAAAagattcttttatttttgaataattatctaaattacttaaaattttaaaatacacaaTATCGTTAGTAATATTTAGAGCTCGTTTGAGAAAATtcaaaagttatttttttaagattttgacttataaaaaattatattaatgttatttgataCAGCTTATTAATATGTTCTTAACTTCTCAAAAAATTGTTTAAGAGCTTTTGAAGAAGTAAAAAAATTTGACTTCtccttaaaaattattttatcactcttatttattaaaataattttaaaataagtacttctatgataaaaaaaaatcaaatacaaaataacttatttataaactgcTTTTAATATAAGTCCTTAtattttaagctatttttttaaaagaacttGATTAAATTATTTATCCAAACTGACTTTTATTTCAGATAATAAAATTTCCTTCAATTTgaccaatttaattaaaataactaTTTTAAAATGAGTGAATTATCAATTTGTCCTTACCATTTTACTAAAGACAAAGACtcatacaaaaaaatttttttgaaggtGAAAATGTAGATAAAGATGTTTAAAAcatctttaaataataatttttgatCTCATCCATTGAATAGATTatcatatattaaatttttatacgtggtataaattaaaagtattatCTTTATTAAAAATATTGCAATATTCTTAANNNNNNNNNNNNNNNNNNNNNNNNNNNNNNNNNNNNNNNNNNNNNNNNNNNNNNNNNNNNNNNNNNNNNNNNNNNNNNNNNNNNNNNNNNNNNNNNNNNNNNNNNNNNNNNNNNNNNNNNNNNNNNNNNNNNNNNNNNNNNNNNNNNNNNNNNNNNNNNNNNNNNNNNNNNNNNNNNNNNNNNNNNNNNNNNNNNNNNNNNNNNNNNNNNNNNNNNNNNNNNNNNNNNNNNNNNNNNNNNNNNNNNNNNNNNNNNNNNNNNNNNNNNNNNNNNNNNNNNNNNNNNNNNNNNNNNNNNNNNNNNNNNNNNNNNNNNNNNNNNNNNNNNNNNNNNNNNNNNNNNNNNNNNNNNNNNNNNNNNNNNNNNNNNNNNNNNNNNNNNNNNNNNNNNNNNNNNNNNNNNNNNNNNNNNNNNNNNNNNNNNNNNNNNNNNNNNNNNNNNNNNNNNNNNNNNNNNNNNNNNNNNNNNNNNNNNNNNNNNNNNNNNNNNNNNNNNNNNNNNNNNNNNNNNNNNNNNNNNNNNNNNNNNNNNNNNNNNNNNNNNNNNNNNNNNNNNNNNNNNNNNNNNNNNNNNNNNNNNNNNNNNNNNNNNNNNNNNNNNNNNNNNNNNNNNNNNNNNNNNNNNNNNNNNNNNNNNNNNNNNNNNNNNNNNNNNNNNNNNNNNNNNNNNNNNNNNNNNNNNNNNNNNNNNNNNNNNNNNNNNNNNNNNNNNNNNNNNNNNNNNNNNNNNNNNNNNNNNNNNNNNNNNNNNNNNNNNNNNNNNNNNNNNNNNNNNNNNNNNNNNNNNNNNNNNNNNNNNNNNNNNNNNNNNNNNNNNNNNNNNNNNNNNNNNNNNNNNNNNNNNNNNNNNNNNNNNNNNNNNNNNNNNNNNNNNNNNNNNNNNNNNNNNNNNNNNNNNNNNNNNNNNNNNNNNNNNNNNNNNNNNNNNNNNNNNNNNNNNNNNNNNNNNNNNNNNNNNNNNNNNNNNNNNNNNNNNNNNNNNNNNNNNNNNNNNNNNNNNNNNNNNNNNNNNNNNNNNNNNNNNNNNNNNNNNNNNNNNNNNNNNNNNNNNNNNNNNNNNNNNNNNNNNNNNNNNNNNNNNNNNNNNNNNNNNNNNNNNNNNNNNNNNNNNNNNNNNNNNNNNNNNNNNNNNNNNNNNNNNNNNNNNNNNNNNNNNNNNNNNNNNNNNNNNNNNNNNNNNNNNNNNNNNNNNNNNNNNNNNNNNNNNNNNNNNNNNNNNNNNNNNNNNNNNNNNNNNNNNNNNNNNNNNNNNNNNNNNNNNNNNNNNNNNNNNNNNNNNNNNNNNNNNNNNNNNNNNNNNNNNNNNNNNNNNNNNNNNNNNNNNNNNNNNNNNNNNNNNNNNNNNNNNNNNNNNNNNNNNNNNNNNNNNNNNNNNNNNNNNNNNNNNNNNNNNNNNNNNNNNNNNNNNNNNNNNNNNNNNNNNNNNNNNNNNNNNNNNNNNNNNNNNNNNNNNNNNNNNNNNNNNNNNNNNNNNNNNNNNNNNNNNNNNNNNNNNNNNNNNNNNNNNNNNNNNNNNNNNNNNNNNNNNNNNNNNNNNNNNNNNNNNNNNNNNNNNNNNNNNNNNNNNNNNNNNNNNNNNNNNNNNNNNNNNNNNNNNNNNNNNNNNNNNNNNNNNNNNNNNNNNNNNNNNNNNNNNNNNNNNNNNNNNNNNNNNNNNNNNNNNNNNNNNNNNNNNNNNNNNNNNNNNNNNNNNNNNNNNNNNNNNNNNNNNNNNNNNNNNNNNNNNNNNNNNNNNNNNNNNNNNNNNNNNNNNNNNNNNNNNNNNNNNNNNNNNNNNNNNNNNNNNNNNNNNNNNNNNNNNNNNNNNNNNNNNNNNNNNNNNNNNNNNNNNNNNNNNNNNNNNNNNNNNNNNNNNNNNNNNNNNNNNNNNNNNNNNNNNNNNNNNNNNNNNNNNNNNNNNNNNNNNNNNNNNNNNNNNNNNNNNNNNNNNNNNNNNNNNNNNNNNNNNNNNNNNNNNNNNNNNNNNNNNNNNNNNNNNNNNNNNNNNNNNNNNNNNNNNNNNNNNNNNNNNNNNNNNNNNNNNNNNNNNNNNNNNNNNNNNNNNNNNNNNNNNNNNNNNNNNNNNNNNNNNNNNNNNNNNNNNNNNNNNNNNNNNNNNNNNNNNNNNNNNNNNNNNNNNNNNNNNNNNNNNNNNNNNNNNNNNNNNNNNNNNNNNNNNNNNNNNNNNNNNNNNNNNNNNNNNNNNNNNNNNNNNNNNNNNNNNNNNNNNNNNNNNNNNNNNNNNNNNNNNNNNNNNNNNNNNNNNNNNNNNNNNNNNNNNNNNNNNNNNNNNNNNNNNNNNNNNNNNNNNNNNNNNNNNNNNNNNNNNNNNNNNNNNNNNNNNNNNNNNNNNNNNNNNNNNNNNNNNNNNNNNNNNNNNNNNNNNNNNNNNNNNNNNNNNNNNNNNNNNNNNNNNNNNNNNNNNNNNNNNNNNNNNNNNNNNNNNNNNNNNNNNNNNNNNNNNNNNNNNNNNNNNNNNNNNNNNNNNNNNNNNNNNNNNNNNNNNNNNNNNNNNNNNNNNNNNNNNNNNNNNNNNNNNNNNNNNNNNNNNNNNNNNNNNNNNNNNNNNNNNNNNNNNNNNNNNNNNNNNNNNNNNNNNNNNNNNNNNNNNNNNNNNNNNNNNNNNNNNNNNNNNNNNNNNNNNNNNNNNNNNNNNNNNNNNNNNNNNNNNNNNNNNNNNNNNNNNNNNNNNNNNNNNNNNNNNNNNNNNNNNNNNNNNNNNNNNNNNNNNNNNNNNNNNNNNNNNNNNNNNNNNNNNNNNNNNNNNNNNNNNNNNNNNNNNNNNNNNNNNNNNNNNNNNNNNNNNNNNNNNNNNNNNNNNNNNNNNNNNNNNNNNNNNNNNNNNNNNNNNNNNNNNNNNNNNNNNNNNNNNNNNNNNNNNNNNNNNNNNNNNNNNNNNNNNNNNNNNNNNNNNNNNNNNNNNNNNNNNNNNNNNNNNNNNNNNNNNNNNNNNNNNNNNNNNNNNNNNNNNNNNNNNNNNNNNNNNNNNNNNNNNNNNNNNNNNNNNNNNNNNNNNNNNNNNNNNNNNNNNNNNNNNNNNNNNNNNNNNNNNNNNNNNNNNNNNNNNNNNNNNNNNNNNNNNNNNNNNNNNNNNNNNNNNNNNNNNNNNNNNNNNNNNNNNNNNNNNNNNNNNNNNNNNNNNNNNNNNNNNNNNNNNNNNNNNNNNNNNNNNNNNNNNNNNNNNNNNNNNNNNNNNNNNNNNNNNNNNNNNNNNNNNNNNNNNNNNNNNNNNNNNNNNNNNNNNNNNNNNNNNNNNNNNNNNNNNNNNNNNNNNNNNNNNNNNNNNNNNNNNNNNNNNNNNNNNNNNNNNNNNNNNNNNNNNNNNNNNNNNNNNNNNNNNNNNNNNNNNNNNNNNNNNNNNNNNNNNNNNNNNNNNNNNNNNNNNNNNNNNNNNNNNNNNNNNNNNNNNNNNNNNNNNNNNNNNNNNNNNNNNNNNNNNNNNNNNNNNNNNNNNNNNNNNNNNNNNNNNNNNNNNNNNNNNNNNNNNNNNNNNNNNNNNNNNNNNNNNNNNNNNNNNNNNNNNNNNNNNNNNNNNNNNNNNNNNNNNNNNNNNNNNNNNNNNNNNNNNNNNNNNNNNNNNNNNNNNNNNNNNNNNNNNNNNNNNNNNNNNNNNNNNNNNNNNNNNNNNNNNNNNNNNNNNNNNNNNNNNNNNNNNNNNNNNNNNNNNNNNNNNNNNNNNNNNNNNNNNNNNNNNNNNNNNNNNNNNNNNNNNNNNNNNNNNNNNNNNNNNNNNNNNNNNNNNNNNNNNNNNNNNNNNNNNNNNNNNNNNNNNNNNNNNNNNNNNNNNNNNNNNNNNNNNNNNNNNNNNNNNNNNNNNNNNNNNNNNNNNNNNNNNNNNNNNNNNNNNNNNNNNNNNNNNNNNNNNNNNNNNNNNNNNNNNNNNNNNNNNNNNNNNNNNNNNNNNNNNNNNNNNNNNNNNNNNNNNNNNNNNNNNNNNNNNNNNNNNNNNNNNNNNNNNNNNNNNNNNNNNNNNNNNNNNNNNNNNNNNNNNNNNNNNNNNNNNNNNNNNNNNNNNNNNNNNNNNNNNNNNNNNNNNNNNNNNNNNNNNNNNNNNNNNNNNNNNNNNNNNNNNNNNNNNNNNNNNNNNNNNNNNNNNNNNNNNNNNNNNNNNNNNNNNNNNNNNNNNNNNNNNNNNNNNNNNNNNNNNNNNNNNNNNNNNNNNNNNNNNNNNNNNNNNNNNNNNNNNNNNNNNNNNNNNNNNNNNNNNNNNNNNNNNNNNNNNNNNNNNNNNNNNNNNNNNNNNNNNNNNNNNNNNNNNNNNNNNNNNNNNNNNNNNNNNNNNNNNNNNNNNNNNNNNNNNNNNNNNNNNNNNNNNNNNNNNNNNNNNNNNNNNNNNNNNNNNNNNNNNNNNNNNNNNNNNNNNNNNNNNNNNNNNNNNNNNNNNNNNNNNNNNNNNNNNNNNNNNNNNNNNNNNNNNNNNNNNNNNNNNNNNNNNNNNNNNNNNNNNNNNNNNNNNNNNNNNNNNNNNNNNNNNNNNNNNNNNNNNNNNNNNNNNNNNNNNNNNNNNNNNNNNNNNNNNNNNNNNNNNNNNNNNNNNNNNNNNNNNNNNNNNNNNNNNNNNNNNNNNNNNNNNNNNNNNNNNNNNNNNNNNNNNNNNNNNNNNNNNNNNNNNNNNNNNNNNNNNNNNNNNNNNNNNNNNNNNNNNNNNNNNNNNNNNNNNNNNNNNNNNNNNNNNNNNNNNNNNNNNNNNNNNNNNNNNNNNNNNNNNNNNNNNNNNNNNNNNNNNNNNNNNNNNNNNNNNNNNNNNNNNNNNNNNNNNNNNNNNNNNNNNNNNNNNNNNNNNNNNNNNNNNNNNNNNNNNNNNNNNNNNNNNNNNNNNNNNNNNNNNNNNNNNNNNNNNNNNNNNNNNNNNNNNNNNNNNNNNNNNNNNNNNNNNNNNNNNNNNNNNNNNNNNNNNNNNNNNNNNNNNNNNNNNNNNNNNNNNNNNNNNNNNNNNNNNNNNNNNNNNNNNNNNNNNNNNNNNNNNNNNNNNNNNNNNNNNNNNNNNNNNNNNNNNNNNNNNNNNNNNNNNNNNNNNNNNNNNNNNNNNNNNNNNNNNNNNNNNNNNNNNNNNNNNNNNNNNNNNNNNNNNNNNNNNNNNNNNNNNNNNNNNNNNNNNNNNNNNNNNNNNNNNNNNNNNNNNNNNNNNNNNNNNNNNNNNNNNNNNNNNNNNNNNNNNNNNNNNNNNNNNNNNNNNNNNNNNNNNNNNNNNNNNNNNNNNNNNNNNNNNNNNNNNNNNNNNNNNNNNNNNNNNNNNNNNNNNNNNNNNNNNNNNNNNNNNNNNNNNNNNNNNNNNNNNNNNNNNNNNNNNNNNNNNNNNNNNNNNNNNNNNNNNNNNNNNNNNNNNNNNNNNNNNNNNNNNNNNNNNNNNNNNNNNNNNNNNNNNNNNNNNNNNNNNNNNNNNNNNNNNNNNNNNNNNNNNNNNNNNNNNNNNNNNNNNNNNNNNNNNNNNNNNNNNNNNNNNNNNNNNNNNNNNNNNNNNNNNNNNNNNNNNNNNNNNNNNNNNNNNNNNNNNNNNNNNNNNNNNNNNNNNNNNNNNNNNNNNNNNNNNNNNNNNNNNNNNNNNNNNNNNNNNNNNNNNNNNNNNNNNNNNNNNNNNNNNNNNNNNNNNNNNNNNNNNNNNNNNNNNNNNNNNNNNNNNNNNNNNNNNNNNNNNNNNNNNNNNNNNNNNNNNNNNNNNNNNNNNNNNNNNNNNNNNNNNNNNNNNNNNNNNNNNNNNNNNNNNNNNNNNNNNNNNNNNNNNNNNNNNNNNNNNNNNNNNNNNNNNNNNNNNNNNNNNNNNNNNNNNNNNNNNNNNNNNNNNNNNNNNNNNNNNNNNNNNNNNNNNNNNNNNNNNNNNNNNNNNNNNNNNNNNNNNNNNNNNNNNNNNNNNNNNNNNNNNNNNNNNNNNNNNNNNNNNNNNNNNNNNNNNNNNNNNNNNNNNNNNNNNNNNNNNNNNNNNNNNNNNNNNNNNNNNNNNNNNNNNNNNNNNNNNNNNNNNNNNNNNNNNNNNNNNNNNNNNNNNNNNNNNNNNNNNNNNNNNNNNNNNNNNNNNNNNNNNNNNNNNNNNNNNNNNNNNNNNNNNNNNNNNNNNNNNNNNNNNNNNNNNNNNNNNNNNNNNNNNNNNNNNNNNNNNNNNNNNNNNNNNNNNNNNNNNNNNNNNNNNNNNNNNNNNNNNNNNNNNNNNNNNNNNNNNNNNNNNNNNNNNNNNNNNNNNNNNNNNNNNNNNNNNNNNNNNNNNNNNNNNNNNNNNNNNNNNNNNNNNNNNNNNNNNNNNNNNNNNNNNNNNNNNNNNNNNNNNNNNNNNNNNNNNNNNNNNNNNNNNNNNNNNNNNNNNNNNNNNNNNNNNNNNNNNNNNNNNNNNNNNNNNNNNNNNNNNNNNNNNNNNNNNNNNNNNNNNNNNNNNNNNNNNNNNNNNNNNNNNNNNNNNNNNNNNNNNNNNNNNNNNNNNNNNNNNNNNNNNNNNNNNNNNNNNNNNNNNNNNNNNNNNNNNNNNNNNNNNNNNNNNNNNNNNNNNNNNNNNNNNNNNNNNNNNNNNNNNNNNNNNNNNNNNNNNNNNNNNNNNNNNNNNNNNNNNNNNNNNNNNNNNNNNNNNNNNNNNNNNNNNNNNNNNNNNNNNNNNNNNNNNNNNNNNNNNNNNNNNNNNNNNNNNNNNNNNNNNNNNNNNNNNNNNNNNNNNNNNNNNNNNNNNNNNNNNNNNNNNNNNNNNNNNNNNNNNNNNNNNNNNNNNNNNNNNNNNNNNNNNNNNNNNNNNNNNNNNNNNNNNNNNNNNNNNNNNNNNNNNNNNNNNNNNNNNNNNNNNNNNNNNNNNNNNNNNNNNNNNNNNNNNNNNNNNNNNNNNNNNNNNNNNNNNNNNNNNNNNNNNNNNNNNNNNNNNNNNNNNNNNNNNNNNNNNNNNNNNNNNNNNNNNNNNNNNNNNNNNNNNNNNNNNNNNNNNNNNNNNNNNNNNNNNNNNNNNNNNNNNNNNNNNNNNNNNNNNNNNNNNNNNNNNNNNNNNNNNNNNNNNNNNNNNNNNNNNNNNNNNNNNNNNNNNNNNNNNNNNNNNNNNNNNNNNNNNNNNNNNNNNNNNNNNNNNNNNNNNNNNNNNNNNNNNNNNNNNNNNNNNNNNNNNNNNNNNNNNNNNNNNNNNNNNNNNNNNNNNNNNNNNNNNNNNNNNNNNNNNNNNNNNNNNNNNNNNNNNNNNNNNNNNNNNNNNNNNNNNNNNNNNNNNNNNNNNNNNNNNNNNNNNNNNNNNNNNNNNNNNNNNNNNNNNNNNNNNNNNNNNNNNNNNNNNNNNNNNNNNNNNNNNNNNNNNNNNNNNNNNNNNNNNNNNNNNNNNNNNNNNNNNNNNNNNNNNNNNNNNNNNNNNNNNNNNNNNNtttaattttattttattatcattttaatattttttttcttattttgagaatttaataattttttgagTTGAGtttctatttataatttttatattttttaatatttttttatttttaaagatttatattttaatctactaatttttattattaattgttcTATTTTTACTCTAGtaattcatatttatttttaaactctttgaataaaatttattgtgaaattgaTATTAAAAAAAAGCAATATATTGTTTAAGGTAATATTAGATAAAATCatcaatataaattttttattttatttataatttatacttttattaacaataattaatatttttaaagtacgTTTTTTAACGGTCGTTTTTGTCATCTTTTTGGTGTGTACCAGGGTATCCATCAGGCCGGAAGCCCAATGACTAATCCCTCGGGTACTGCAGAGGCACACAAAGTGGGCGACCCTCCCAAGCAAGCAAACTCCATTCCCATCCTCCAGTGAGTATCGAACCCGGGAGAGATGGTTAAGGGACACAGACCCTCATCCATCTGTGCCAACTTGCGTTGGTTCGTTTTTGTCATCTTTATATGAATGGTATCCTTCTCCAAATGGTAATAGGATCATATAATAAACATGTAGAGTTTATTTGTCCTATTATCCGTAAATATATGCTTTCGTTTTATCAAATTCTGTGTGTGTTTTATTGCTGCTAGTCATGCAATTGAAAAAAATGATAGTCCAGGTTATGGTCTGagttaactaattatttttctcatttaAACAGCAAGTCAAATACTTGTTTGTCATAAGAGGCTAATTTTTTTCTATATGACACTTAAGTTGGTGTAACGCCGCGTTATAAAAGTAAGGGGTGTTTTACATTGTTGTGACAGCAGGTAATTGAGGGAAGAAATCGAACGGTCGAATTTTTTGGAGGTGAGAAGGAACACAAATCGAACCGTCTAATTTGTGTTGAGCATTTATTTTTTTTGCAAAGAAATCAAACCTACTGATTTCTTGTATGCAGAACAAAATTGTTTTTTGTTCAAAAAAATCGGACTCACCAATTTCTAGGCTGCAGGACAAAATTTTTTTTGGAGAATGaaatcggacccaccgatttTAAGCACACAAATTTTTTTGGTGGATCGTGCCTCTAATCGGACTGTCCTATTCAGCCCGTCAAAAAGCACTTTTTTAATCTTAATATTGGGACAAATATGATGTATAACTGCGTTATGGGAGTGTAGGAGGCTTAACCAAGATGTGACGGCTATGATCAACAAATCAGACGGTCTGATTTGAGAGAGAGTAATCGAACGGTCCGATTAGAGGCATCgcaggtacacaaatcggaccgtccgatttgcgtACTGCATGCCACGCGTCACACATGCATGATGCATGCATCCCCAGCCCCTGCTTGAATACTACCGCTGCTTactgacgaacggatttctgctagtaaagaatttcacaaataaattctcgttgttagtatagtttctaaaccaacagagaatcatttcgtacaaaagttttggttgtcactaaagcaaacccaataaaattaaaccgaagtatttaaacctcgagtcgtctctcaaggaattgcagggaggtgtaatttattattggttatagaaaagtatcttttagggatttttgaataaggaataagaaaagtaaattgcaagaaagtaaattaataattaagaaaaactcttagcaaggtatgaaaactggacgtcctatcctagttatccttatcaattgtgatgagaattgtccactgctcccacttagttaacccttactaaataaaggaaagtcaagtggactaatcaatttgattcctcaagtcctagtcaactcttatggaaagactagctttagagggatccaaaccaaccagcaattttcaattaacaagcaacaaaggagtttgataactcaagtgtctccaattaatcaattcaagccaagaatgtaaaaagctaaattaaaatcataaatctgaaatacctcaaattgtattaaatgagAAAATcgattctaacatggagttcataaaccaaattgggaaaataagtaattaacaagagaaatagatgaaCCAAcgcactagaataaataaaagtagaagacaaactaaattaaaggaacattgaacctggaatggagaagaagtaaacctaacctaagagaattcctaaatcctaaaacctaagagagaggagagagcatctctctctagaaaactacatctaaaacctagaatgtgaataatgaatgaaattttttttacgaatgaatggattctcccaatttatagcctctaatctgtgttttctgggtcgaaaactaggtcagaaacagcccagaaatcgctgggagcgagtTCAAATACACTGAAatttcgcagatgcgacgcgtgcgcgtgatgcacgGGTGCGCGTCGTCTATCTtcaaggaaactatggcaaattatatatcatttcgaagccccagatgtcagctttccaacgcaactgaaactgtctcatttggacctctgtagctcaagttatggtcagttaagtgcgaagaggtcaggctggacagcttaacaattccttcaatttcttgtattccttccacttttgtatgcttcctttccatcttccaagtcattcctgccctgtaaaccctgaaatcacttgacacacatatcaaggtatcgaatggtaataagagaggattaaacatagcaaatttaaggccaaagaagcatgttttcaatcatagcacaaaattagaaaggaaaatataaaaccatgcaattagtatgaataagtgtgcaaagacttgataaaaatcactcaattgagcacaagatacaccataaaatagtaatttatcaatctctccacacttaaacattagcatctcctcatgctaagttcaagagaagctataagagagtgaagaggaatggtaaaacttatgaaatgcaacctatctatataaatgcaactaaatccagaatgctttttcctacttggttaaaagtaaacaaattttccaagacaattataaatcagattccactaattcaaatcatacagtaaagacaagtagacttgtaagaagacagctcatgaaagcaggaaacatagaatcaagcattgaaccctcactggtagtgtatatgcactcaaatctctcaagtgtctaaggttaattcactctactcttctctagtcatgctttctaaaactttgttcttcatctaaccaatcaacaaaaatttagtgcaTCAATGCAaagcatcatgaggtcttttcaaggttgtaatggggctaagatcAAGGagggatatatgtatggccaagtgagctataattatgaatctttgactaacctatgctcttacctaacacacacacactctatataattccAATTCATGCTTAACTACCCATAAttttcacttttgtatcacatactcatgtaccaaatttttcttcaatttcatcacttatgcattgatcttttattaaacttaacattggggtaattttgtcctcttatttatttatttacttatttatttgaatatttttggttttttttttaacatgaaagcaaacataactttatcaatgcacataagtttttaattatttttttctggtcttacatgagtaggtacccaaattcccaatatatttttcaataaaattcaaCACTTTCCTATCAACCTAAGTTTCCACGGTTcttcacacttaattgatacacaatctctatcttaagctaaccaaagattcaaataaggtaatttaattatttttctgcttaaggctagtaatgtggtaaaatatataataaatggggattaaaaggctcaaggtggctaacaaaggtgattgaaagggtaggctatttgggataagtgaggtaataacaaataatggcctcaatcatatgcaagcatgtaaatatactaaacaatggacatatagaatggaacaaaatatagattacaatcatagagaagaaaacacacacaaataaaatattatggctaaatagtgtaaccatgt is from Arachis ipaensis cultivar K30076 chromosome B01, Araip1.1, whole genome shotgun sequence and encodes:
- the LOC107646283 gene encoding uncharacterized protein LOC107646283, producing MLTVTHRCFSALFRLMSIQPIIEAYEMKALILYIQDAIDLNDDDIKDRRQDSIQHWHWKEDEMLISAWLNVSTDPVVGTDQKGETFWSRIHSYCVEFCSDMTRGVVACKKRWYKINKAVTQFAGCYDQASRNIRSGSNADDIKELAYKLYSTHYGQKFTFERHWNMLRLEQKWRSQLPTQSGGSKRTKVSATGAYSSSSNPEIPLTDEPGVDSPVRPQGLKKSKRKGKEKAQMSEDFSERKSSALYGKRRRQDNTLIDNWIDEYLLKDSEEDIDRSSIPITRRWINRDREAGHDRLFQDYFADDPVYNADIFRRRFRMRRHVFLRIVDALSDVYPYFQQRVDATGRRGLSPLQKCTAAIQMLAYGVAADAVDDYVRIGESTTIECLEKFVEGVISVFEDEYLRKPNPNDVQRLLQMAEGRGFPGMLGSIDCMHWQWKNCPKAWKSMYMSGYRGVATIVLEGVASSDLWIWHAFFGVYGSNKDINVLDHSPVFDDILNDRASEVNYTINGNNYTMGYYLADGIYPEWATFIKSISKSQGEKRKLFAQYQEGQRKDVEHACRQL